The Lentisphaera araneosa HTCC2155 genome has a segment encoding these proteins:
- a CDS encoding fumarylacetoacetate hydrolase family protein: MKLIRFGEKGSEKPGVLLEDGKRIDVSSIVADFDYDFFKNDGLNKLAQADLSQCPSVAADVRLGAPVKRPGKIICIGLNFKDHAEESNMAIPAEPVVFFKATSSLVGPNDDVIIPKDSEKTDWEVELAFVMGKDASYVSQEEALDYLGGYVLHNDVSERAFQLEMGGQWVKGKSCDTFAPLGPYIATADEISDINNLKMWLTVNGETKQDGTTANLIFDIPYIISYLSRFMTLEAGDVISTGTPAGVGFGFNPQQYLKDGDVVELGIEGLGSSKQTFRAYQA; encoded by the coding sequence ATGAAACTCATTCGTTTTGGTGAAAAGGGTTCAGAGAAACCCGGCGTATTACTTGAAGATGGAAAAAGAATTGATGTCAGCTCAATTGTAGCTGATTTTGATTATGATTTTTTCAAAAACGATGGACTGAATAAACTCGCTCAAGCTGATTTATCTCAATGCCCAAGCGTAGCAGCTGATGTGCGCTTAGGCGCCCCGGTTAAACGTCCTGGCAAAATCATTTGCATTGGTTTAAACTTCAAGGATCACGCGGAAGAATCAAATATGGCCATCCCCGCAGAACCCGTGGTCTTTTTCAAAGCTACCAGCTCACTTGTTGGCCCCAACGATGATGTCATCATCCCAAAAGATTCGGAAAAAACTGACTGGGAAGTGGAGCTCGCCTTTGTCATGGGCAAAGATGCCTCTTACGTTTCTCAAGAAGAAGCCTTGGATTACCTCGGGGGTTATGTACTTCACAACGATGTTTCTGAGCGTGCTTTCCAGTTGGAAATGGGCGGTCAGTGGGTTAAGGGCAAGAGCTGCGACACCTTTGCACCCCTCGGTCCCTACATCGCTACTGCCGATGAAATTTCCGATATCAACAATCTTAAAATGTGGTTGACGGTCAATGGCGAAACGAAACAGGATGGCACAACGGCTAACCTGATTTTCGATATCCCCTACATCATTTCTTACCTCAGTCGTTTCATGACTTTAGAGGCTGGTGATGTGATCTCGACTGGTACGCCGGCGGGTGTTGGCTTTGGCTTTAATCCACAACAATACCTCAAGGATGGCGACGTGGTGGAATTAGGTATTGAGGGTCTGGGTTCTTCTAAACAAACCTTCAGAGCCTACCAAGCTTAA